The following nucleotide sequence is from Paracrocinitomix mangrovi.
CCTATTTACACTTTTGATTTTCATCCAAACGAAAATAAACTAGTGACGCTAGGAGAAGACAGGATCCTTACATTTTGGGATTTTAATCTTGCCGAAAAATATGGTGAGTTTGAATTACAAGAACCGCATAGAGAAATTCCACCTAAAATGAAATTTTGGTCAAAAGATAACATCTCCAAAAAAACAGATGGAATTTTAGGAAGCATTAAAAATGGAAGAATTCCAACAATTGGAGTTCGTAAAGACCCTGTACAAACTACACAAAAAGTAGGGGCCAAAATGATTAAAAGATCCTTTACTGAAAAAGCCATAGTAAAGTTCTCATCTAATGGAAGTTATTTGATCACAAAATTACCGAAAGACGACATTAGATATTATGATTTAAGCAAAAAGAAACCTGAATATATCGGTCCACTATGGAGTTATCAAACCAACATTAATCAGATGATTACTTCACCTGATGAAAAGTATTTGGCCGTGTTGGGTTCAGGTGATTCTGCCTGTTCAATAATAGATATGCAGACAGGTGAGTTCATGCGTAAATTAATAACTCCAGGTCCTGAAGGCAGAATCAACTTTTTATTTGAAGCTAACTCCTTAGCTTTTTCACCTGATGGGAAATTACTGGCTTTGTGTTTCAATACATCTCAAACTTACGTTTTTGAAACTGAGCGCTGGAATATGGTTTTTGCCAATGATCTTCCGGGGCATTTAGGTTTGCCAAAAGGAGCTTTTGTAAACTTCACAGAGGATGGTGAATACATGATAGTAAGCTCATCTTTTGGTGTAAAAAAATACAGTACCAAAACTTTTGATGTAATGACAGCCGACAAATTGGCTATTGATGGTTTGTCTGAACCTTTAGACAAACCTTCTAACTATGCGGTTACTCATAACGAAGGATACTTATACATTGAAAATGTATATGACAAATCATATCAAAAAGTATTGAAAACTGAACAAAGAGCAGTAACGCACATTTCAATCAGCCCTAAAGGTAAATTTGGTATTACCACAAAAAGTGGTCAGTTTTTATTGATAGACCCAAGTAGTGGAGAGAAAGAAATGTTATTGGTGGCAGACGGTGATAATTACATTTTTAAAACATCTGATAATTATTACAAAGTATCAAAAGAAGGTTTTGAATTGGTAACTTTTAGAATTGGAAATCAAGCATATCCTTTTGAGCAGTTTGACGCAGTATTTAACAGGCCTGACCTAGTACTTAAAAAGCTAGGCTGTCAAGAAGAAGAGTTAATGGCGCTTTACAAATTAGCCTATGAAAAACGAATTAAAAAGCTGGGCTTAAAACCTACTAACACAGTTTCTTTGGATGACATCCCAAATTTATCCATTAATAACGTGTCCGATATTCCGGCAATTACAGTTAGAAATGAAGTGTCGTTAAAAGTTGATATGTCAGATAAAAGAGGATTGATGAGCTACAATATCTACATAAATAATGTTCCGCTCTACGGTAAAAATGGTAAATCCTTAAGTGGTGTTACTACCGTACAACATACTGAGGAAGTTTCATTAGTACATGGTGTAAATAAAATTCAGGTAAGTTGCAGAAACACCAACGGATATGAAAGTTTAATGCAAACGGTATATGTAGAAAAAGAAGGTGATGCACCGCAAAAAGATCTTTATCTGATTACAGTAGGTACTTCCAAATACAAAGACGATAGATATAATTTACAGTATGCTGCAAAAGATGGGCAAGATTTAGCAACACTATTACAATCCAACAGCAATGGGGTTTATGCTAATGTAAAAACCAAAGCCCTTTATAATGAAGATGTAACAGCCACTAACATTACCGAATTGCATCATTTTTTAATGTCTTCAAAACCAGATGACATTATAATGGTTTTTGTTGCAGGACACGGGGTTTTGGACGGCAACTTTGATTATTACTTTGGAACCTATGATATGAATTTTACTGATCCGGCAAACAAAGGTTTATCGTACGAAAGATTAGAAGGTATTTTAGATGGAATTAAAGCCAATAAAAAGATTCTGATCATGGATACTTGCCATTCGGGTGAAGTTGACAAAGATGATGTATTTTTTGCCGTTAAAAGTGATGAAGAAGACGACAAAGATGATGGAGAAGAAATCTCTTTCAGAAATGTAGGACCGGCAGTTGAAGAAACTTCTGCAGCTACACCAAGTAGGCTAGCAAGTGTATTGTTTAATGACTTAAGAAGAGGTACTGGTTCCACAGTTATTTCTTCAGCCGGAGGTGCAGAATTTGCCATGGAAAGTGACGAGTGGAAAAATGGATTATTTACCTACTGTTTACTAGATGGATTAAAAAGTGGAGAAGCTGATCTGGACAAGGATGGAAATGTAATGTTAATGGAGTTACAAGAATACGTTGTAGATCGCGTAACGAAATTATCAAAAGGTAAACAAGTACCTAATACCAGAATTAAAAACCTTGAACTAGACTTTAGAATTTGGTAATATGAAGCATATCATTCTCTTTTCAATAATAATTAGCACAAGCATAGTATTTGGGCAAAAAACTTTAACTGCTATTGACAAATGTGATGTTGGTGCTTTAGAAAAAGCAATAGCTGCGGGATATGATATAAATGAAAAATTCATGATCCCAATTGATGAAGGAGCTGATGAAATTGAAGCCAATTTATTGAGTTATGCTGTTCACGGAGAATGTTTGGATGCAGTAAACTACCTCATTGAAAGAAAAGATCAATTGACAGATTTTGATTTGATATTGACAGAGGCTTTTATTTATAGTTTATCTGTAGGAAATGATGAAATAAGCTCAGTATTGTATGCTCAAAATCCCTTACCAAAAGGTATTTGCGATATCTGCCATGGAAACAATGCAATTATGGTGGCCGCTACTTATGGTAGAGAGGATTGGTACAACAAACTAAAAGATCAATCAGACTTATCATACATCAATCACAGTGGGGCAAATCTTGTTACAGCTGCATCATCAGGTTCAAGCCAAGCAATTTTGAAAGATGTATTGCAATCAACCAAACTTGATTTAAATAAAAAAGATAACGAAGGTTTAACACCTTTAGATTATGCAGCTTCAAACTCTGATAACAAGGAAGCATTTAATACACTTGTTAAATTTGGAGCAGACATTGAAAAAAGCTGGAACCTTTTGTATTGGTGGACCATGTATCCTGATCTTGAACTTACTGAAGACATTATTAAAAAACGTAAGAATGATGTTTGGATGATTGATGAAGATGGAGATAATTGCCTGATGTTATTGAGTTATTTTTATGTAGATTTTATTGAGAAAGACAAGAAATTTGAAAAGGTTTTATTGACCATTATCGACATCATGAAAGAAGGTTATGAAAATGGTGAAGGCAATTATGATTATGTCAAAAGACTTTACTACAACAAAATCAATGTAAATTATTTAAACGCTATGTTATTGACAGATGATTACACTTCAGAATCTCCCATTTATCCTAAATACCTTGAATTGTTGAGTGTAATATGTGAGAAAAACGATTTTTGTCCTGTATACAAAAAAGAGTACAAAAAGGCTTGTAAAATTTATGGTAAAGAGGTTGTGACAGATTGGTATACCAAGTATAGCTTACCAATGGATTAATTACCCTGCAACTGCGTCTTTAATCAGCAACTTCTTCATACTTACTTTCTCTCCAATTATCTTTTCTAATTGGTCTACAGAAACACGTTCTTGCTCCATTGTATCTCTATCTCTGATAGTAACAGTATTGTCTTCTAAAGTTTGATGATCTACCGTTACTGAAAACGGAGTACCTATAGCGTCTTGTCTTCTATATCTCTTACCAATCGAATCTTTCTCATCATATTGACAATTGAAATCTAACTTTAATCCATCAATTATCTCTCTTGCTTTTTCCGGTAAACCATCTTTTTTAGTCAATGGCATTACTGCTACTTTGTATGGAGATAAAGCAGGAGGAATAGATAAAACTGTTCTTTGTGAACCATCTTCTAAAGTTTCCTCATTGTATGATGAAGCTAAAACCGCCAGGAACATTCTATCTAATCCAATAGACGTTTCTACCACAAACGGAATATATGATTCATTGATTTCAGGATCAAAATATCTCAATTTTTTACCAGAAAACTCTTCGTGTTGTTTAAGGTCAAAATCAGTTCTTGAATGAATACCTTCTAACTCTTTAAATCCCATTGGAAAGTTGAATTCAATATCAGCAGCAGCATTTGCATAATGAGCTAATTTTAAATGATCATGAAATCTGTATTTATCATCTCCCAAACCTAGAGATTTGTGCCAATTCATTCTGAACTCTTTCCAGTAATCATACCACTTCATCTCTTCTCCAGGACGTACAAAAAATTGCATTTCCATTTGCTCAAACTCACGCATTCTGAAAATAAACTGTCTTGCTACAATCTCATTTCTGAAAGCTTTTCCAATTTGCGCAATTCCAAAA
It contains:
- a CDS encoding caspase family protein → MKQILTFLLLLFTVSSFSQEIEVITQEKTQGYITLLSYSPDGSLLASGSAKENSIKIWDINSGKIIGKLDGHTDYTTAIMFNDDGTKIVSTANDQYLITWDIINWEMVDSVKTESPVLNMCLNPNQKGTFYTGSDDGEVNEWAISNIQEHKTLYKEDNAITKLACSGKHLASGGKNGQITVYNLESNATEKSKKVHTSKVIGLNFYNDGQGLITTGGGGLVHLWNINDLQDSKHIKASNSGITAFDANVEKNRFVTASSTRRIRVWDLEGNEIYEFKDKLEDQNNTEAVRALQISPDGSTVASSGFGKTRSFKLRKGDNVIRIWDMNRGSLYKLLEGQVNPIYTFDFHPNENKLVTLGEDRILTFWDFNLAEKYGEFELQEPHREIPPKMKFWSKDNISKKTDGILGSIKNGRIPTIGVRKDPVQTTQKVGAKMIKRSFTEKAIVKFSSNGSYLITKLPKDDIRYYDLSKKKPEYIGPLWSYQTNINQMITSPDEKYLAVLGSGDSACSIIDMQTGEFMRKLITPGPEGRINFLFEANSLAFSPDGKLLALCFNTSQTYVFETERWNMVFANDLPGHLGLPKGAFVNFTEDGEYMIVSSSFGVKKYSTKTFDVMTADKLAIDGLSEPLDKPSNYAVTHNEGYLYIENVYDKSYQKVLKTEQRAVTHISISPKGKFGITTKSGQFLLIDPSSGEKEMLLVADGDNYIFKTSDNYYKVSKEGFELVTFRIGNQAYPFEQFDAVFNRPDLVLKKLGCQEEELMALYKLAYEKRIKKLGLKPTNTVSLDDIPNLSINNVSDIPAITVRNEVSLKVDMSDKRGLMSYNIYINNVPLYGKNGKSLSGVTTVQHTEEVSLVHGVNKIQVSCRNTNGYESLMQTVYVEKEGDAPQKDLYLITVGTSKYKDDRYNLQYAAKDGQDLATLLQSNSNGVYANVKTKALYNEDVTATNITELHHFLMSSKPDDIIMVFVAGHGVLDGNFDYYFGTYDMNFTDPANKGLSYERLEGILDGIKANKKILIMDTCHSGEVDKDDVFFAVKSDEEDDKDDGEEISFRNVGPAVEETSAATPSRLASVLFNDLRRGTGSTVISSAGGAEFAMESDEWKNGLFTYCLLDGLKSGEADLDKDGNVMLMELQEYVVDRVTKLSKGKQVPNTRIKNLELDFRIW
- a CDS encoding glycine--tRNA ligase; the encoded protein is MATQEDNLKDIIGHAKEYGFVFPSSEIYDGLSATYDYGQLGSELKNNIKEYWWKAMVHMHENIVGIDAAIFMEPTTWKASGHVDAFNDPLIDNKDSKKRYRADVLIEEHIEKIKQKNDKEVEKGKKRFGDSFDEEQFRATNPNILRRVEEIKSIEARMKESLEKEDLVAVKELIEELGIVCPLSGSKNWTDVKQFNLMFSTELGSVSGESAKIYLRPETAQGIFVNYLNVQKSGRMKIPFGIAQIGKAFRNEIVARQFIFRMREFEQMEMQFFVRPGEEMKWYDYWKEFRMNWHKSLGLGDDKYRFHDHLKLAHYANAAADIEFNFPMGFKELEGIHSRTDFDLKQHEEFSGKKLRYFDPEINESYIPFVVETSIGLDRMFLAVLASSYNEETLEDGSQRTVLSIPPALSPYKVAVMPLTKKDGLPEKAREIIDGLKLDFNCQYDEKDSIGKRYRRQDAIGTPFSVTVDHQTLEDNTVTIRDRDTMEQERVSVDQLEKIIGEKVSMKKLLIKDAVAG